One Sediminibacillus dalangtanensis genomic region harbors:
- a CDS encoding C40 family peptidase — MKKTLLSITATAVIASSYGMTVEAATHKVQKGDSLWSVAQKYNTSVSSLKSLNKLNNNIIFPNQVLKIDGSTTQSKEEKSTKTKESKESAKSASTYTVKAGDSLSKIAAQHNISLSELMNWNNLSTTLIYPGDVFVVSKPSSNSNSESNSSTTNSVESSNSDKKQESTSSSKASIYKVVSGDYLGKIASKFGVSVKDLKSWNALSSDLIYVGQKLKVSGGSSEATKKEAPDTKVESETVDYNVTKLIDEAKSFIGTGYVWGGSSPSGFDCSGFIHYLYNKAGKSIARYSTDGYYNRSYYVNKPQLGDLVFFEGTYRSGISHIGIYVGNNSFISAESSGVKVTSLDNPYWKQHFDGFKRFY, encoded by the coding sequence ATGAAAAAGACGTTATTATCCATAACTGCCACGGCAGTAATTGCTTCTTCTTACGGAATGACAGTTGAAGCAGCAACACACAAAGTTCAAAAAGGCGACTCTCTTTGGTCGGTCGCGCAAAAGTACAACACATCTGTCTCCTCACTAAAGTCGTTAAACAAGTTGAATAATAATATCATTTTTCCCAATCAGGTGCTAAAAATTGACGGCAGCACTACCCAAAGCAAGGAAGAAAAGTCGACAAAAACTAAAGAAAGTAAAGAAAGCGCAAAGTCAGCATCTACATACACTGTAAAAGCAGGAGATTCACTCAGCAAGATTGCCGCTCAGCATAATATATCGTTGTCCGAGCTGATGAATTGGAACAACCTGTCTACTACCTTGATTTATCCTGGTGATGTTTTTGTTGTTTCAAAGCCTTCTTCCAATTCTAATTCCGAATCAAATTCATCGACTACAAACAGCGTAGAATCAAGTAATTCAGATAAGAAGCAGGAATCTACCAGTTCTTCTAAAGCTTCAATATACAAAGTGGTTTCCGGTGACTACCTCGGAAAGATTGCCAGTAAATTCGGAGTCTCCGTCAAGGATTTGAAAAGTTGGAATGCCTTGTCCTCTGATCTTATCTATGTCGGCCAAAAATTGAAGGTAAGCGGCGGTAGCAGCGAGGCAACAAAAAAGGAAGCACCCGATACGAAGGTTGAGTCCGAGACTGTTGATTACAACGTTACCAAATTAATTGATGAAGCAAAGAGTTTCATAGGGACCGGTTATGTTTGGGGAGGCTCTTCACCAAGCGGTTTTGATTGTAGCGGATTTATCCATTACCTCTATAATAAAGCCGGTAAAAGCATCGCCCGGTACTCTACCGATGGCTACTATAACCGCTCTTACTATGTCAACAAACCACAGCTAGGTGACTTGGTGTTTTTTGAAGGTACATATCGGTCCGGCATTTCTCACATCGGCATTTATGTAGGGAATAACAGTTTTATTTCTGCTGAATCAAGTGGAGTTAAAGTTACCAGCTTGGATAACCCATATTGGAAACAGCATTTTGATGGATTTAAGCGATTTTATTGA